One stretch of Bacteroidota bacterium DNA includes these proteins:
- a CDS encoding DUF6629 family protein — protein MCFSLEASIAGGIVVSSIGVAAVKKIHVPAQTTFASIPLVFGIQQFSEGLVWYSLSNPANANLEQYGTYIFLFVARILWPVLMPLSVLLMEEDPKRKQILRVMFGLGAAVAIYYSYCLLFMNVYPQIDRHHIQYISDFPQSLADVVFFIYVVAAIPPLFVSSIKRSRLLGILMLLACIVTGVFYIEYLTSVWCFFAAVVSVVILWIVNDKSVMNKT, from the coding sequence ATGTGTTTTTCATTAGAAGCAAGTATTGCAGGAGGTATTGTTGTTTCCTCGATAGGCGTAGCCGCTGTAAAAAAAATCCACGTTCCTGCACAAACGACATTTGCGTCAATTCCATTAGTTTTTGGAATTCAACAATTCTCTGAAGGTCTTGTTTGGTACTCATTATCCAATCCGGCGAATGCTAATTTGGAACAGTATGGCACATATATCTTTTTATTTGTCGCCAGAATCCTTTGGCCTGTGCTTATGCCATTGTCAGTATTGTTAATGGAGGAGGATCCCAAACGAAAGCAGATTTTACGGGTAATGTTTGGGCTGGGCGCTGCGGTTGCGATCTATTATTCATATTGTCTTTTATTTATGAATGTTTATCCACAGATCGATAGACATCATATTCAATACATCAGTGATTTCCCTCAGTCGTTAGCTGATGTAGTGTTTTTCATCTACGTAGTTGCAGCTATACCGCCGCTATTTGTCTCAAGTATAAAAAGGAGTCGCCTTTTAGGAATATTAATGTTACTTGCCTGTATTGTGACGGGGGTATTTTACATTGAGTATCTTACTTCAGTTTGGTGCTTTTTTGCGGCCGTGGTGAGTGTTGTAATTCTTTGGATAGTGAACGATAAATCTGTAATGAACAAAACGTAA
- a CDS encoding M1 family aminopeptidase, whose protein sequence is MKKFIIIFLSFLLVTSIHSQEKIKSGAEICSEGKQHRTLSLQKISSTGSPKHTFDVLHYKIDLDLFKNYTSPFPSSFTGSVTLTMRADTLLTSISLNVVNTSLLIDSLQLSGKTFKHTGNILNIDLDKTYNLNDTFAVKIYYRHQNVADGAFYVGNDGMVFTDAEPEGARKWFPCWDKSSDKATVELIAKVPGTVKLGSNGILIDTMRIADTLYYHWYSNEPVATYLIVLSSKVNYNLDIVYWKKLSNPKDSIPIYFYWNTGESQTGLNNIKSKIVPMTTQYSQLFGEHPFQKNGFATMNNLFNWGGMENQTLTSLLPNGYNSENLVSHEYAHQWFGDMITCATWADIWLNEGFATYGEALWFEYTSGYSRYKTDILADATGYLTNNPGRPIYVPTWATNTPTTGELFNTAVTYYKGACVLHMLRYVLGDSTFFAALHDYGTNPSLKFGTITTADFIQIMNTSTKQNLTWFFDQWLKVANHPQYSVQYSVNPDDSTARVVIAQTQTSGAFWKMPVTVKFTMSNGNDTTLRVFNAVNKDTFYFKFPSVPQTMVFDPNNDIVLKTAVTQKVTSLQESFTPPVEYALHQNFPNPFNPSTTIQFSVSQSERVMIQIFDILGREVDMLLNQIMDQGVYKISWNAKQHPSGVYYYRLKTENYIQSRKMLLIK, encoded by the coding sequence ATGAAAAAGTTCATTATCATATTTTTATCCTTCCTTCTTGTCACTTCTATTCATTCCCAAGAAAAAATAAAATCCGGAGCTGAGATCTGTTCGGAAGGAAAACAACATCGAACATTATCGCTCCAAAAAATATCGTCAACAGGTTCTCCAAAGCACACATTCGATGTATTGCATTACAAAATAGATCTCGATCTTTTCAAAAACTACACTTCCCCTTTTCCCTCGTCATTTACCGGTTCTGTTACTTTGACAATGAGAGCGGATACTTTGCTCACTTCAATTTCTCTTAATGTTGTAAACACATCGCTGCTTATCGATTCCCTTCAATTAAGCGGGAAGACATTTAAACATACAGGAAATATTCTCAACATCGATCTTGATAAAACGTATAATCTCAATGATACGTTTGCAGTAAAGATTTATTACCGTCATCAAAATGTTGCCGATGGGGCATTCTACGTCGGGAACGATGGTATGGTCTTTACGGATGCTGAACCGGAAGGTGCTCGAAAGTGGTTCCCGTGCTGGGACAAATCGTCGGATAAAGCCACAGTGGAATTAATTGCAAAAGTTCCAGGCACAGTAAAACTCGGATCAAATGGCATTCTCATTGATACAATGAGAATTGCTGATACGCTCTATTATCATTGGTACAGTAACGAGCCGGTGGCAACCTATCTTATCGTTTTGTCATCAAAAGTAAATTACAATCTCGATATCGTCTATTGGAAAAAATTATCAAATCCAAAAGACAGTATCCCGATTTATTTCTATTGGAATACCGGTGAATCTCAAACCGGTTTAAATAATATTAAATCCAAAATTGTCCCCATGACTACACAGTATTCACAATTATTCGGGGAGCATCCGTTTCAGAAGAACGGTTTTGCTACTATGAATAATTTATTCAACTGGGGAGGAATGGAAAATCAAACGCTTACCAGTCTTCTGCCCAATGGATACAACAGTGAAAATTTGGTTTCTCATGAATATGCACATCAGTGGTTTGGCGATATGATCACATGTGCTACATGGGCAGACATTTGGCTCAACGAAGGATTCGCAACGTACGGCGAAGCATTATGGTTTGAATATACATCCGGGTATAGCCGTTACAAAACTGACATTCTTGCTGATGCAACAGGATATCTCACCAATAATCCCGGACGGCCAATCTATGTCCCAACGTGGGCAACCAATACTCCAACGACAGGAGAGCTCTTCAATACTGCCGTCACATATTACAAAGGTGCTTGCGTACTGCATATGCTTCGATATGTATTGGGAGATTCAACCTTCTTTGCGGCGCTGCACGATTATGGAACAAATCCATCTCTAAAATTCGGAACAATCACTACAGCAGATTTTATTCAAATAATGAATACAAGCACGAAACAGAATCTGACATGGTTCTTCGATCAATGGCTGAAAGTTGCAAATCATCCTCAATATTCAGTTCAATATTCTGTTAATCCCGATGATAGCACAGCAAGGGTCGTAATCGCTCAGACACAAACATCAGGAGCATTTTGGAAAATGCCTGTGACAGTAAAATTTACGATGTCGAATGGTAACGATACAACGTTGAGAGTATTCAATGCAGTCAACAAAGACACGTTTTATTTTAAATTTCCTTCTGTCCCACAAACAATGGTTTTCGATCCAAACAACGATATCGTCTTAAAAACAGCAGTGACGCAAAAAGTGACAAGTCTACAGGAATCATTTACTCCGCCCGTGGAATATGCGCTCCATCAGAATTTTCCAAACCCATTTAATCCTTCAACAACTATCCAATTTTCAGTCTCGCAATCCGAACGTGTGATGATACAGATTTTCGATATTCTTGGCAGGGAAGTCGATATGCTCTTAAACCAAATAATGGATCAGGGCGTTTACAAGATAAGTTGGAATGCAAAACAACATCCCAGCGGGGTGTATTACTATCGCCTAAAGACTGAAAATTACATCCAATCTCGAAAAATGCTTTTGATAAAATAA
- a CDS encoding SprT family zinc-dependent metalloprotease, with product MQNSQNTGLIGLNVLMNPKKNIMIEEISLDVISKKIKNLNLRITPPSGNIVITAPHNYPEEKIIHFVRSKIEWIRKHQSKMKSVVWKVPVHYLSGEGHCYLGKAYRLEVVERKGKQGVIFNDKYFYGKNSSDSSCCQNLTSVTRKTKPGMNRTKETDLERKEKESSRLVMVVRPGSNRKNRQAILDAWYKEELKRIILPIIPQYEEKMNVHAEEWRIKKMKTKWGTCNITKKRIWLNLELAQKPLHFIEHVIVHELAHFIERKHNAKFKKLMEKYNPNNAAKGENTLI from the coding sequence TTGCAAAATTCTCAAAATACAGGATTAATAGGATTGAATGTGTTAATGAATCCGAAGAAGAATATTATGATAGAAGAGATATCGCTTGATGTGATATCGAAAAAGATTAAAAATCTTAATCTACGTATTACACCTCCTTCAGGGAATATTGTAATAACAGCGCCTCACAATTATCCGGAAGAAAAAATCATTCATTTTGTACGATCAAAGATAGAATGGATACGCAAACATCAGTCTAAGATGAAGAGTGTTGTATGGAAAGTTCCGGTGCACTATCTCTCTGGTGAAGGACATTGCTATCTCGGGAAAGCATACCGTTTGGAAGTAGTGGAGAGAAAAGGGAAACAAGGAGTTATTTTCAATGACAAATACTTTTATGGGAAAAATTCATCAGATTCATCGTGCTGTCAGAATTTGACTTCAGTAACGAGAAAGACGAAACCGGGAATGAATAGAACTAAAGAAACAGATCTGGAAAGGAAGGAGAAGGAGAGTTCAAGACTTGTTATGGTGGTACGACCAGGATCAAACCGTAAAAACCGTCAGGCGATTTTGGATGCGTGGTATAAAGAGGAGTTGAAAAGGATCATCCTGCCGATTATTCCACAATATGAAGAGAAGATGAATGTGCACGCGGAAGAGTGGAGAATTAAAAAAATGAAAACAAAATGGGGTACGTGTAATATTACTAAAAAAAGAATATGGCTGAATCTTGAATTAGCACAAAAACCGTTGCATTTTATTGAACATGTCATTGTTCATGAGTTAGCGCACTTTATTGAGCGGAAGCATAACGCAAAATTTAAGAAACTGATGGAAAAATATAACCCGAACAACGCTGCGAAGGGTGAAAATACTCTTATCTGA
- a CDS encoding YCF48-related protein — MKIISTLFFLVLYTPTFSQNGYEWSILTSSPMQSGRYEDISFINAQQGWAVSGTSTIIRTNTGGETWEVLQASAPYNVYFRCISLVSSTKAFIGTLNSTYPLIVTPNSGKTFSPVTFAGKKPTKICGLFRINTTIFGVGGFDGNATFIKSTDAGNTWTGYDMTPYAVSLVDCFFFNDSLGFTIGSADGSAYNSGKSVVLRTTNGGTTWTPMYKSTRVKEWGWKLFFINDSIGFVSIERRSPDPGGIFYLKTTDQGSTWSDYYFTKDYDVEGIGFADESTGWIGGWSGPTYQTTDSGKTWNEFSLSNKMNNLNRVRRINDTLMFAAGTQIFRCAPRNITSVQAQENLPQGFSVLQNYPNPFNPNTTIEFTLNQSSTVRVYIYNSVGQLIEAIMDNPKPAGVYKLQWRPSSHLTSGVYFYQVRTESATITKSMLYLK, encoded by the coding sequence ATGAAAATTATTTCAACACTATTTTTTTTAGTTTTGTATACCCCAACATTTTCACAGAATGGATACGAATGGAGCATATTGACCTCCTCTCCAATGCAATCAGGACGATATGAGGATATCAGTTTCATTAATGCACAGCAAGGATGGGCTGTTTCCGGAACATCTACAATTATTCGAACGAACACTGGAGGAGAAACATGGGAAGTATTGCAGGCTTCAGCGCCATATAATGTGTATTTCCGTTGTATCTCCCTTGTTTCTTCTACTAAAGCCTTTATCGGAACGCTCAATTCCACGTATCCATTAATTGTCACTCCAAACAGCGGAAAGACATTTTCACCCGTAACATTTGCCGGGAAAAAACCGACGAAAATTTGCGGATTGTTTAGAATCAATACAACTATTTTTGGAGTCGGTGGATTTGATGGAAATGCTACTTTTATTAAATCCACTGACGCTGGTAACACGTGGACAGGATATGATATGACTCCCTATGCTGTTTCCCTTGTGGATTGCTTTTTCTTTAACGACAGCCTCGGATTCACTATCGGTTCTGCCGATGGCTCTGCATATAACAGCGGAAAATCTGTTGTGCTGCGCACCACTAACGGTGGTACAACATGGACACCAATGTATAAATCTACGAGAGTAAAAGAATGGGGCTGGAAACTATTTTTTATTAACGATTCTATCGGATTTGTCAGTATTGAAAGAAGATCTCCTGATCCGGGTGGGATTTTCTACTTAAAAACGACAGATCAAGGAAGCACGTGGAGCGATTATTATTTTACCAAGGATTATGATGTTGAAGGAATCGGCTTTGCCGATGAATCGACAGGATGGATCGGAGGATGGTCTGGACCGACATATCAAACAACTGACAGCGGAAAAACGTGGAATGAATTTTCTCTCAGTAACAAAATGAATAATTTGAACAGAGTCCGAAGAATTAACGACACACTCATGTTCGCCGCCGGAACACAAATATTTCGATGTGCTCCTCGAAATATCACTTCTGTGCAAGCCCAGGAAAATCTCCCGCAAGGTTTTTCAGTATTACAAAATTATCCCAATCCATTTAATCCAAACACGACCATTGAATTTACATTGAATCAATCCTCCACCGTACGAGTTTACATCTACAATTCTGTGGGTCAATTGATTGAAGCGATTATGGATAACCCAAAACCTGCCGGTGTGTACAAACTGCAATGGCGTCCCTCCTCGCATCTCACCAGCGGAGTGTATTTCTACCAAGTACGCACTGAGAGTGCCACAATCACAAAGTCCATGCTATATCTTAAATAG
- a CDS encoding TlpA disulfide reductase family protein produces MKIILIMIGSMFLTGSVVFCQDIRARTLSGETVMLKKNGMWFMMNRSAQPEDTALTFDGRVVVLKRNGTWQLTEVKRSTASIPMPSFPQSSSTNLELEKTAGGSTGRTNPKASDNLIGLPVPSFTYRNLDGSEVDINRLRGKVVLINFWAAWCGPCVREIPHLEKEVWQRFKSTDFVMIALTTDHNENELRNFMRQYGYTFPLGYDHDKNISRLFGVKSIPRNFVVGKEGTIIYQSIGFSEESFQRMVDKIAAAIIE; encoded by the coding sequence ATGAAAATAATTTTAATAATGATTGGTTCTATGTTTTTGACGGGAAGCGTTGTTTTCTGTCAGGATATCCGTGCAAGGACGCTTAGTGGGGAAACTGTCATGCTAAAAAAAAATGGAATGTGGTTCATGATGAATCGTTCCGCACAACCGGAAGATACAGCATTAACATTTGACGGCCGTGTGGTCGTTTTAAAACGAAATGGTACGTGGCAATTAACTGAAGTAAAACGTTCAACGGCTTCAATACCGATGCCCTCCTTCCCTCAATCTTCATCGACTAACCTTGAGTTAGAGAAAACTGCGGGAGGTTCAACAGGAAGAACAAATCCCAAAGCGAGTGACAATTTAATTGGCCTTCCTGTCCCATCGTTTACTTACAGAAATTTGGACGGATCGGAAGTTGATATTAACCGTCTGCGAGGGAAAGTAGTCCTGATCAATTTTTGGGCAGCATGGTGTGGACCGTGTGTGAGAGAAATACCGCATCTGGAAAAAGAAGTATGGCAGCGATTTAAGTCCACCGATTTTGTGATGATCGCATTAACAACAGATCATAACGAAAATGAGTTACGAAACTTTATGCGCCAATATGGTTATACGTTTCCTCTTGGGTACGACCATGATAAAAATATCTCGAGATTATTTGGAGTGAAGTCAATCCCGCGAAATTTTGTTGTCGGAAAAGAGGGGACCATTATTTACCAGTCAATTGGATTTAGTGAAGAAAGCTTTCAACGAATGGTTGATAAAATTGCTGCTGCTATAATCGAATAA
- a CDS encoding bifunctional UDP-sugar hydrolase/5'-nucleotidase has translation MKIFTIVLFVVSNIFAQQTTLTILHWNDFHSQNLPFQVKSRNRVTNTDTTFFVGGSATLSSYLKKYKAESPNVLLLHGGDDFQGTPISSITKGKSQVELLNLLHPDVMQLGNHEFDYGREQVTKYLQSFNFPVLGANMFDTRTKQTYAKQYVIKQIGNVKVGIIGLMSMELPTLSLPDNVKDIELKALSQTVKDLVPELKKQNVDLIIALTHIGADEDSVLALNTPDLDIIVGGHSHTPLFRPKRVNGILITQAGSRGRWLGKIDLTVDTEKDTVILSKAELIECRTADIAPDSIVAAKVQEFEQLATSELSEIIGELKTDWKRDGRGESNLGNWICDAVRVYAKTDVCLQNSGGIRKELLAGKITVRDLWEISPFGNTIVTFIVDGTTLRRMVQHQLSLNDDFCQISGMKVVFRNNNGERILHNLKVNNVLVKDTQKYSIATNNFVAAQSKKYFGIELPSVEITQLNITDRDVLIEAVKKQKVINSQIEGRIKETEE, from the coding sequence ATGAAAATATTTACCATTGTATTATTTGTTGTGAGCAACATCTTCGCTCAACAGACAACCTTAACCATTCTCCATTGGAATGATTTCCATTCACAGAATCTCCCCTTTCAGGTAAAATCAAGAAATAGAGTGACCAATACCGATACAACATTTTTTGTCGGTGGCAGCGCTACATTGTCGTCGTATCTCAAAAAATATAAAGCCGAATCTCCGAATGTATTGCTCTTACACGGTGGCGACGATTTCCAGGGAACTCCTATTTCCTCTATAACGAAAGGAAAATCACAAGTTGAGTTGCTGAATCTTCTTCATCCCGATGTGATGCAGCTGGGAAATCATGAATTTGATTACGGACGCGAGCAAGTAACAAAATATTTACAATCCTTCAACTTTCCTGTGCTTGGTGCGAACATGTTCGATACACGCACAAAACAGACATACGCAAAGCAATACGTGATTAAACAAATAGGGAATGTGAAAGTTGGAATTATCGGATTGATGTCGATGGAATTACCGACACTTTCTCTCCCTGATAATGTGAAAGATATTGAATTGAAAGCATTGTCACAGACCGTGAAAGATCTTGTTCCTGAACTGAAAAAACAAAATGTCGATCTCATTATTGCGTTAACGCATATTGGCGCTGACGAAGACAGTGTTTTAGCATTGAACACCCCGGATCTCGATATTATCGTCGGCGGACATAGTCACACACCTCTCTTTCGTCCCAAACGAGTGAATGGAATCCTCATTACACAAGCAGGCTCCCGTGGAAGATGGTTGGGGAAAATAGATTTAACTGTCGATACCGAGAAAGATACCGTTATCTTGTCGAAAGCAGAATTGATTGAATGCCGCACAGCTGATATAGCGCCGGACAGCATCGTTGCTGCGAAAGTACAAGAATTTGAACAGCTGGCAACCAGCGAATTAAGTGAAATTATTGGTGAATTAAAAACGGATTGGAAACGTGACGGCAGAGGCGAAAGCAATCTCGGAAATTGGATCTGCGATGCGGTACGTGTCTATGCAAAAACAGATGTATGTTTACAAAATAGCGGCGGAATCCGTAAAGAATTATTAGCAGGAAAGATTACCGTACGCGATCTCTGGGAAATCAGTCCGTTTGGAAATACAATCGTAACGTTTATTGTAGATGGTACAACGTTACGACGCATGGTTCAACATCAACTCTCCCTGAATGATGATTTCTGTCAGATCTCCGGAATGAAGGTAGTCTTTCGTAATAATAACGGAGAACGAATACTTCACAATCTGAAAGTAAATAATGTGCTTGTGAAGGACACGCAAAAATATTCCATTGCAACAAACAACTTCGTGGCAGCACAATCAAAAAAATATTTCGGGATAGAACTCCCATCCGTTGAAATAACGCAATTGAACATTACTGATCGCGATGTTCTGATTGAAGCAGTAAAAAAACAAAAAGTAATCAATTCGCAGATTGAAGGACGAATTAAAGAAACAGAAGAATAA
- a CDS encoding alpha/beta hydrolase-fold protein, producing the protein MKHLILFLLISFSFAQPSRIELKNHYSATLTTVKEFNIFYPEGYDTESVRYPVVYLFRGAVDEWADPTEDNNRRGNIKTVFDSLYAKKKVGKMILIMPGLGAPASGAEYLYLVNDLIPYIDANYRTIPSRSHRAMDGFSLGGLIVTNLLAEAPQYFISAGSYDGTLSLFNNVKFTNASSSLIYSIKQVQLLYHTASVGGNNNSNNLITFNILNTKGVYNSLPSFLLDPNSQHNWYYADWHVAITLPLHWQKMLTSNNSLDVALKTELTGKTVSGNVTIDWTHRNVSDTITTLLSYSKDNGKNWSVFYTTNGSDSSVIWSTLSLPDGTRYKLQVVAAGDTLYGSSTSGLFTVNNPGNGSPDVEFANLKEQDTVSGNYNLQWYAGDADGDLLTISIDISYNSGTSWKNIASSIPNNGSYLFDTKNLPNGNNTLFRITCSDGTVSTQSTSPAFILYNKRLNLTNAVFIHHTGFSDAILKAVGMSVDSLRQANYSITFQEASGKKSYSVFTANGVEVVKNATELDGKTEGPYFDGFRLLIQDVTVPIVNIDSSRWITGSSTLSGEIKLIDIITETGTVSATPFASDYEIRISNSIVDTSLSLYGASAVPLNFLLWNTNINRKTKFLFVELDNNGILSRNDELYFIEKDSLNAQILTWHIQFVGNVTATNPGSGDVFRIKVIKPLTISDRYQFLFTPPQAAADNTIIPTEFTLKQNFPNPFNLSTAIEFFIPKDDIVSLSIYDVLGRKVNTLFDQKLLSGKHTYHLYADQFASGVYFYRLKTQQHIQTKKMILIK; encoded by the coding sequence ATGAAACATCTGATACTGTTCCTTCTCATTTCATTTTCCTTCGCACAACCCAGTAGGATTGAATTAAAAAATCATTATTCGGCAACACTTACTACTGTGAAAGAATTTAACATTTTTTACCCTGAAGGATACGATACTGAATCAGTGCGTTATCCCGTTGTCTATCTTTTCCGCGGCGCTGTGGACGAATGGGCAGATCCGACGGAAGATAACAACCGTCGAGGAAACATCAAGACGGTTTTCGATTCACTCTATGCAAAAAAGAAGGTCGGGAAAATGATTTTGATCATGCCGGGACTGGGTGCTCCCGCTTCGGGTGCTGAATATCTTTACCTTGTCAATGATCTCATACCGTATATCGATGCAAATTATCGAACCATACCGAGCAGATCGCATCGTGCCATGGATGGCTTTTCTCTCGGCGGACTCATTGTGACAAATCTTCTTGCCGAGGCACCACAATATTTTATATCTGCCGGTTCGTATGACGGAACATTATCATTATTCAATAATGTAAAGTTCACGAATGCAAGCAGCTCCCTTATATATTCTATCAAACAAGTGCAGCTTCTCTATCATACAGCGTCAGTCGGCGGGAATAATAATAGCAACAATCTCATAACGTTTAACATTCTCAACACAAAAGGTGTTTATAATTCTCTTCCATCGTTTTTATTAGATCCTAATTCACAACACAATTGGTATTATGCTGATTGGCATGTGGCTATAACTCTACCGCTTCACTGGCAAAAGATGCTTACTTCAAATAACAGTTTGGATGTCGCCTTAAAAACGGAATTGACCGGTAAGACTGTTTCCGGCAATGTTACAATTGATTGGACACACAGAAATGTTTCCGATACAATAACAACGCTTCTCTCTTATTCAAAAGATAATGGAAAGAACTGGTCAGTGTTTTATACGACAAACGGAAGCGACTCTTCAGTAATATGGTCTACATTATCACTCCCTGACGGAACGCGGTATAAATTACAAGTTGTGGCAGCCGGAGATACATTATATGGTTCATCCACAAGCGGATTATTTACAGTGAATAATCCCGGCAACGGTTCACCCGATGTAGAATTCGCCAATCTGAAAGAACAAGATACTGTCTCCGGCAATTATAATCTGCAATGGTATGCAGGCGATGCTGATGGCGATCTTTTAACAATCTCGATCGATATTTCTTATAATTCCGGTACATCATGGAAAAACATTGCGTCATCCATTCCAAACAATGGGTCCTATCTTTTTGATACAAAGAATCTTCCCAATGGAAATAATACTCTCTTCCGAATTACCTGTAGCGACGGAACAGTAAGCACACAATCTACTTCTCCAGCGTTCATCCTCTATAATAAACGACTCAACTTAACAAATGCCGTATTTATTCATCACACCGGATTCAGTGATGCAATACTCAAAGCGGTTGGGATGTCCGTCGATTCACTTCGGCAAGCGAATTATTCCATCACATTCCAAGAAGCATCCGGGAAAAAATCATACTCAGTGTTTACTGCCAATGGAGTTGAAGTTGTAAAAAATGCTACAGAGCTCGATGGAAAAACAGAGGGACCGTATTTTGACGGATTTCGTCTGTTGATTCAGGATGTTACCGTACCGATTGTGAATATAGATTCTTCTCGTTGGATCACCGGCTCATCCACTCTCTCCGGTGAAATTAAACTAATTGATATCATAACCGAAACTGGCACTGTTTCAGCGACTCCTTTTGCTTCGGATTATGAAATTAGGATAAGTAATTCCATTGTTGATACTTCACTTTCGCTGTATGGAGCATCGGCTGTTCCGCTGAATTTTCTTCTTTGGAACACAAACATTAATAGAAAGACAAAATTTCTTTTTGTAGAGCTGGATAATAATGGAATACTCAGCAGAAACGATGAGTTGTATTTTATCGAAAAGGATTCTCTCAACGCTCAGATATTAACTTGGCATATTCAATTTGTCGGGAATGTGACCGCCACGAACCCCGGAAGTGGTGATGTGTTTAGAATCAAAGTCATTAAACCGTTGACAATATCCGATCGCTATCAATTCCTTTTTACACCACCGCAAGCAGCCGCAGACAATACAATCATACCGACAGAGTTTACATTAAAACAAAATTTTCCAAATCCGTTCAATCTATCCACAGCTATTGAGTTTTTTATTCCAAAGGATGATATTGTCTCATTATCAATCTATGATGTTCTCGGAAGGAAAGTGAACACATTATTTGATCAAAAATTACTGTCCGGAAAACATACATATCATTTGTATGCTGATCAATTTGCAAGCGGCGTTTATTTTTATCGTCTCAAAACTCAACAACATATTCAGACGAAGAAAATGATTCTCATTAAATAA
- a CDS encoding LacI family DNA-binding transcriptional regulator, which yields MSSTLKDVATKTGFSISTVSRVLHDNSKKYKISVETQATIKQAAKDLGYRINTLARGLRLQKTYEIGLIVPDIANPFFSAVIKSLAGELRKGGYNFIVYDTDEDISIEKSAVKSLLEKRVDGLIIASVGQEFSHIQKIREAAIPLVMIDRCFDFLDIDSVSVDNVKGSLYAVNHLIKEGHTRIAFIQGLPGTYANETRLQGYKEALDDAGIAIDEHLIVGDDFRSLNGYLETKHLLKLSKPPTAIFTAGDLIALGALEACRENGVNIPKDISLVTFDDPVFTSYLSPALTAIEQPITKMTEMAVAMLYRRMRNPEDERRKVLLEPKLNVRNSVARLATFSNITHLNKK from the coding sequence ATGTCATCTACGCTCAAGGATGTTGCAACAAAGACCGGATTTTCCATCTCCACAGTATCGAGAGTTCTCCACGACAATTCCAAAAAATATAAAATCAGCGTAGAGACTCAAGCAACTATAAAACAGGCAGCAAAGGATCTTGGATACAGAATTAATACGCTAGCGAGGGGACTGCGTTTGCAAAAGACGTATGAGATTGGTTTGATTGTTCCGGACATTGCCAACCCATTTTTTTCTGCAGTGATTAAGTCTCTAGCCGGCGAACTTCGTAAAGGTGGCTACAATTTTATTGTATATGATACGGATGAAGATATTTCCATCGAAAAATCTGCTGTAAAGAGTCTGCTGGAAAAACGTGTGGATGGTTTGATCATCGCTTCTGTTGGTCAAGAGTTTTCCCATATACAAAAAATTCGGGAGGCAGCTATTCCGCTGGTGATGATCGATCGCTGTTTCGATTTTCTGGATATTGACTCCGTGAGCGTGGATAATGTGAAAGGATCTCTGTATGCGGTAAATCATCTTATCAAAGAGGGGCACACCCGCATTGCTTTCATTCAGGGATTGCCCGGGACATATGCAAATGAAACAAGACTTCAAGGATACAAAGAAGCACTGGATGACGCAGGAATTGCCATCGACGAACATTTGATTGTTGGTGATGACTTTCGTTCGTTGAACGGTTACCTTGAAACAAAACATCTTTTAAAATTATCAAAGCCTCCGACCGCCATCTTTACTGCGGGCGATCTTATTGCGCTCGGCGCACTCGAAGCGTGCAGAGAGAACGGTGTTAATATTCCCAAAGATATTTCTCTTGTCACGTTCGACGATCCTGTCTTCACATCATATTTGTCTCCGGCACTTACTGCGATTGAACAGCCAATCACGAAAATGACTGAGATGGCTGTGGCAATGTTGTATCGAAGAATGAGAAACCCCGAAGATGAACGCCGAAAGGTATTGTTGGAACCAAAGTTGAATGTTCGCAATTCCGTTGCTCGTCTCGCAACATTCTCCAACATAACGCATCTAAACAAAAAATAA